One uncultured Carboxylicivirga sp. genomic window, AACAATTGTTGCTGCTCCGGATTCTATGGTTGTTGCACAACTCATTCAAAAATCAGTTGAGACATACAACTCAAAACAAAATAGTGATGACGCTTACGACAGTTTCTTAAAAGAAGCTGAAGAACTTGCTATCAACAATCACCTTAAATATCAACTGTTTGACATTTACAATCTGGTTGGGAAACGCCTGAGAAACAAATCGTATTATGCCAAGGCAATGAGTTTCCATCAAAATGCACTTGAAGTTGCAGAAGAACTGGAAGATCCCTCTTTACTTGCTGAAATATATAACCAGATGGGAACTGTTTACAGGCGTGTAGATGAAAACAGTAAGGCGTTGGATATGCATATGAAATCGCTGACTATTGCTGAAAACAATAAAGACTCTTTTCATATTAGTACTGCAATTAATGGAATTGGTAATGTTAGTTACAATTTAAACCGTAACCTGGCCGCCATAGAATACTTCCAGCGTTCTCTGGATCTTTCAAGAAAGATGAACAATACTTTAGGCATGGCTATTAACACCAATAATATCGGTGATGCCTACCAAAAGTTAAATAACCAGGATTCTGCCCTGTTTTATCATTTCGAATCACTTGATTACAATTCAAAGATTAATAGCAAGGTTGGTCAGGCTATTTGCTATAACAGCATCGGCAGAGTTTACACAACTAAGAAGCAATACCGACTGGCATTAGAATATTTATTTAAAGCCTTAGAAGCGAATACTGAGTCCGGCGATGTTATGAACGTTGCGATTAGTTACTCCAATATAGGTAGAACCTATCTGGACGACAATTACCCCGACGCTGCCATCTTATATTTGAATAAAGCATTGAAAAATGCTCAGGCAATTGGATCAAAATACACTGCCGAAGAGGCTTCTAATTACCTTTCTCAGGCCTACGAGAAAAAAGGCATGATCAACAAGGCTTTGGAATATCATAAAATAAGTTCAGCATACCGCGATAGTACAATCAATGAAAAAAATATCTTTCACATGGCTATGGCGGAAGATAATTATCTGGAAAATACCCGTAAGCTTAAGGTAGAAGAATTAAGCAAGCAGACTTTGTTGCAAAAAAATAAAATTGACAGGCAGAAATTCCACATCATAACAGTAATAATTGTTGCTGTTGTTATCTTTATTATCACTCTGTTATTTGCTTTTCAAATTCGTTTACGCAATCGATACAAAACACTAAAGTTTCAGCAACGATTGTTAAGAAGTCAAATGAATCCTCATTTTATATTTAATGCATTGAGTGCTATACAGGTGTTCATTTTAGAGAATGATATGAATAAATCTAGTCACTTCCTTTCTGATTTCTCTAAACTGATGCGACAGGTTTTGCGAAGCAGTAATTTCGAATACATTTCTATTAATGAGGAGATTGAAATACTACAATATTACTTAAACCTTCAACAATTACGTTTTTCGCCACCATTTATATACGACTTATTTGTAGATGAAGAATTAAAAAAATCAAATGCCATGGTTCCTCCTATGCTTATTCAACCATTTATTGAAAATGCTATTGAACATGGAATCAGACCTATTGGCAATGGAGGGGAGATCAAAATCCGTTTTAAACGAGGTGGCTATGGCATTATTATTGAAGTAGAAGATAACGGTATTGGTATCGATTACGCTAAAAACATCAATAAAACAGGTAAGAACCATGATTCCATGGCGATTAAAATAACCCAGGAACGTCTGGATATTATGAGGAAAGATACAAGGAAAAAGACTGTTTTGGAGATTTACGACAAACGCAGCAAAGGAGTAGAATCACAAGGAACCGTTGCTCATATAGAAATACCTGTAATAACCAATAAATCATAAAAGTGGGGAAGGATATGTCACAGATAAAATTGTTAATAGTTGAAGATGATTTATACAACCAAAGGGCTGTAGAAAAGACTATTGAAAACCATTTTCAGGAAATTGAAATAGTGGCAAAGGCAACAAGTGTGAAGGAAGGACTTGAAGCAATTGAACAACATCATCCCGACCTATTAATACTTGACATTCATCTAACCGATGGCACTTCATTTGATATATTACGCCAGAGCGATTACAATTCATACAAAGTAGTTTTCATGTCTGCCTATCACGAATATGCATTGGAGGCTCTTAAATTTTCATCTGTCGATTTTGTTTTTAAACCATTTGATATCAACGAGCTTATCATCGCAATCGACAAGGCAATTGATGAAATAATGGATGAATCATATGACATTAAGATAAAAGCACTGTTCGATAATATCGATTTCCAGAATAAAAACAAAAAAGTAGTACTTCAGGGAAAACACAATGTAAAAGTTTGCCAGGTAGAAGAAATTGTATGGGCCAAAGCAATTGTAGGCGGCGCCAATTTTTATTTTGAAGATGGTAGTTACTTTTTCACCAGTAAACCTCTAAGACGTTACGAATCCATTTTATCAACACATGCTTTTTTTAGATGCCATCCCCACTATCTAATTAATCTTCTGAAAGTTAAAGAAGTGAAATACGACATGAAGCGAATTCATATGACTAATGATGATGAAGTTGCTTTTGAAACACGACGCTACAACCAACTAATCAATGCCTTGCACCCCAATATTCAGAATTAATCCTTTTTAACATTTGGATCTTCAATAAAAAGAAATATTTTTAAAACCTTTTTAATCAACATACAGTACTATTAACTGATGTTGAATTTTTCTTTGGGGACAAAAATTATTAGGGTTAAATGTTAAGGTGGAGCTTACTTTTGGGGATTATTTTTTCTTGTTTATTATCATCTGTAGCGCAGGTTGATCAGATCTGGAGATACAGCTACCCTGAATTTGGGGCAGGAATGAATAACAATCTTTATTTCAGAATTGAAAATAACAACTTTGTTAAGAACAATGAGTATTTTGGTGATTTCACCGAAGGTTATACGTTGATGGGCTATGCTTTCCAACCCTCATTGATGTATTATGCCGGTTCTCAATTAAGAATAAAGGCTGGTTTGCATCTTGTGAAGTATAGTGGCATGGAAGAATTTACAGAAGTTGTACCAACTTTTTCTATTCATACTAAGTTAAGCGATAACCTTGACCTGATAATGGGAGGTTTACGAGGCGATGTACACCACCGTCTTTTGGAACCATTATTTAATCCTGAAAATCAATACACAAGACCCATTGAAAATGGTTTTCAATTTATTTATGACAACAACCGTTTATGGCTGGATTGGTGGATTGACTGGGAACAGTTTATTGTTATCGGAGATACGAAACCAGAGAAATTTACCGCCGGTATTAGTACCGAATATAATATTATAAAAGAAGCCACCGATTGGCAGGTAAGCATACCCGGGCAGTTAATTGCCACTCATTTGGGAGGACAAATAAGCAATTTTGAAGAACCAATGCAATCACTGGCAAATATGGCCACAGGTTTAAAAATTCGTAAAGAAATTGGTACTGGTTTTATTCAACAGGTTAGTCTTTCTACCTATGGAGCATGGTACATGGATTTAACTGAAAAATCGGGCTTGCCATTCTCCAAAGGAAAGGCTTTGTATCCAGTGGCTGAAATTGGTTATAAATATGGTTTATTAATGTTAGGCTATTGGCATGCTAATAACTTTGTTGCCCCTAAAGGAAGCCATTTATTCCAATCTGTTTCAGACTATAAAGTGGTTAATGAAACAAGTTATTTTTATGAGCCGAAAAGAGATTTGTTAAATGCTAAACTTTCTTTTTCAAAAGACTTTCTTCAGAAAATCAAATTTAGCGTGATGGTTGAAACTTATTATGATATTCCTAACGCTCAGTTTGAGTATGCCTATGGAATGAATCTTGTTTTTAATCCCAACTTCTTTTTAAAGAAAGTACACTTCGATTAATCAAGGTTAAAATTTCACATCCATTCCAATGTGAGGAATCCCATCTTCTAGATAGGTATCAGTAACTGTTTCATATCCTAAGCTGGAATAAAAAGCCTTCAGATATTTCTGGGCACTTATATGTATTTCATCTACTCCCCATCGTAACCTCATCCATTGCGATGCTTCTGTCATAATGCGGCGTGCCAAACCATTAAAACGTAATTCTTTCTTCACAACCAATCGACCTATTGATGCCTGGCTGAATCTTGTACCTTTATCCAACATGCGAACATAGGCAACGATCTCGTCTTCATCATCTTTTACCATCAAATGAAAAGCAACCTGATCATTATCATCCAGATCATTATAAACACAATCTTGCTCAACTACGAAAATCTCCGCCCGCAGTTTTAATAAGCCATACAATTCCTCCACACTTAATTCTTTGAATGATTTTATTACAGTCCTCATGAATAAATAGATTTCTGTTTGTAAAACTAATCAAAACCTTAAACTCATACCACCATAAACATTAAAAGGTAACCCGGGATAATAATAACGTGGTTTATTGTTACCAAAAGAAGGAGCATTTATCAGTACCATTGAGGCATAATGCGTATCAAATAGGTTATCAGCACCCAGATAAAGATTTATTTTAACATTACGTATGATTAAATCTATGGCCAATTTAGCTCCGGTTTTGTTGTAACCATGATATGATTTCGTATTAGCATCATTGAGATACTGCCGACCAAACGATTTAAAGTTAGCATACAAATGAAAGGGCTTAAGATAAAAATGCCCATCCAACGCCAAAGAATAGTCAGGTATACCTGGTAATTTATTACCGCTAAAATCAGTACCTTCATCATTAAACTCCCTAAACTCATTTAATGAAGTAAAATAACCAACTGAAAGATCAAATTGTCTGTAATTCTCAATCTCGAAGAGTATTTGATTAAATGAAAACTCCAGGCCCTTATGATCTGTTGAACCTGCATTAACACCATAAAAAACAGCATCACTCTCCCGTTTAGTAACAAGAAGATTTTTTAAGCTCATCCAATAAAGTGTCAGATCCAGTCGTGTTTGATTATCTGATGAAATAAAACGGTACCCAAAGTCAACATTCATTCCTTCTTCCGCATTGATATCAGCATTAAAAGATGCATCCGGCATTTGTGCTTCTTCCACAGAAGGAGCTGAAAAACCATGACCGATGGAACCATACAGATACATTTGCCTGTAGAAGTTATAATTTATCCCTAAGCGTGGAGATACT contains:
- a CDS encoding tetratricopeptide repeat protein, encoding MQCVKITIALSFFIFVLYSCSIDNLNEEAAINETIVAAPDSMVVAQLIQKSVETYNSKQNSDDAYDSFLKEAEELAINNHLKYQLFDIYNLVGKRLRNKSYYAKAMSFHQNALEVAEELEDPSLLAEIYNQMGTVYRRVDENSKALDMHMKSLTIAENNKDSFHISTAINGIGNVSYNLNRNLAAIEYFQRSLDLSRKMNNTLGMAINTNNIGDAYQKLNNQDSALFYHFESLDYNSKINSKVGQAICYNSIGRVYTTKKQYRLALEYLFKALEANTESGDVMNVAISYSNIGRTYLDDNYPDAAILYLNKALKNAQAIGSKYTAEEASNYLSQAYEKKGMINKALEYHKISSAYRDSTINEKNIFHMAMAEDNYLENTRKLKVEELSKQTLLQKNKIDRQKFHIITVIIVAVVIFIITLLFAFQIRLRNRYKTLKFQQRLLRSQMNPHFIFNALSAIQVFILENDMNKSSHFLSDFSKLMRQVLRSSNFEYISINEEIEILQYYLNLQQLRFSPPFIYDLFVDEELKKSNAMVPPMLIQPFIENAIEHGIRPIGNGGEIKIRFKRGGYGIIIEVEDNGIGIDYAKNINKTGKNHDSMAIKITQERLDIMRKDTRKKTVLEIYDKRSKGVESQGTVAHIEIPVITNKS
- a CDS encoding DNA-binding response regulator, whose protein sequence is MSQIKLLIVEDDLYNQRAVEKTIENHFQEIEIVAKATSVKEGLEAIEQHHPDLLILDIHLTDGTSFDILRQSDYNSYKVVFMSAYHEYALEALKFSSVDFVFKPFDINELIIAIDKAIDEIMDESYDIKIKALFDNIDFQNKNKKVVLQGKHNVKVCQVEEIVWAKAIVGGANFYFEDGSYFFTSKPLRRYESILSTHAFFRCHPHYLINLLKVKEVKYDMKRIHMTNDDEVAFETRRYNQLINALHPNIQN
- a CDS encoding GNAT family N-acetyltransferase; this translates as MRTVIKSFKELSVEELYGLLKLRAEIFVVEQDCVYNDLDDNDQVAFHLMVKDDEDEIVAYVRMLDKGTRFSQASIGRLVVKKELRFNGLARRIMTEASQWMRLRWGVDEIHISAQKYLKAFYSSLGYETVTDTYLEDGIPHIGMDVKF